Proteins encoded by one window of uncultured Draconibacterium sp.:
- a CDS encoding fibrobacter succinogenes major paralogous domain-containing protein has protein sequence MKSKTVTFLLSIAMMLLWSCDDEPFDADSGTFIDNRDNHEYQWVKIGEQIWMAENLAYVPNDLCELDSQCGAWIYDYSGEGSYGVNYQIYGCLYDWETAQQVCPEGWHLPSDEEWMELERLLGMEETELDRFACRGEIELNIGGELASANTDFWDESWIRSNETGFTAIPSGARNIRYTEGEFYFRGLGSSAYYWTNTAYDEEHAIYRNLVNFGCIDRMAGYKEAGFSIRCIKD, from the coding sequence ATGAAATCTAAAACAGTAACATTCCTATTATCAATTGCAATGATGTTACTTTGGAGTTGTGATGATGAACCATTTGATGCCGATTCTGGAACTTTTATCGATAACCGTGATAACCACGAATACCAATGGGTTAAAATTGGCGAACAAATTTGGATGGCTGAGAACCTTGCATACGTACCCAATGATTTGTGTGAACTTGACTCGCAATGTGGTGCATGGATTTATGATTACAGTGGCGAAGGTTCTTATGGGGTAAATTACCAAATCTATGGATGTCTGTATGATTGGGAAACCGCCCAACAGGTGTGTCCCGAAGGTTGGCATTTACCCAGTGATGAGGAATGGATGGAACTGGAAAGACTCTTGGGAATGGAGGAAACGGAGTTGGACAGGTTCGCTTGTAGGGGAGAAATTGAATTAAATATTGGTGGGGAGTTAGCTTCGGCAAATACCGATTTTTGGGATGAAAGCTGGATAAGAAGTAATGAGACTGGATTTACAGCAATTCCAAGTGGAGCAAGGAATATCAGATATACGGAAGGTGAATTTTATTTTCGCGGATTAGGAAGTAGTGCTTATTACTGGACTAATACAGCATATGATGAAGAACACGCCATTTATCGAAATCTTGTTAATTTTGGTTGTATTGACCGCATGGCGGGATACAAAGAGGCAGGATTTTCAATACGTTGCATAAAAGATTAG